A region from the Solibacillus sp. FSL H8-0523 genome encodes:
- a CDS encoding MerR family transcriptional regulator, whose translation MSREFRRAMPLLPISMVMQLTELTARQIRYYEEHKLIVPARSEGNRRMFSLDDIDALLEIRELLDQGINMAGIKKVFAMRNDTYVRSTDMVQMSDAELRSILREEMQQAQASKKTSLRQGDLSRFFQYKNEQ comes from the coding sequence ATGAGTCGAGAGTTTCGAAGAGCAATGCCGTTATTGCCAATAAGCATGGTCATGCAATTAACAGAATTAACGGCTAGACAAATTCGCTACTACGAAGAGCACAAATTAATCGTCCCTGCCAGGTCTGAAGGAAACAGACGAATGTTTTCTTTAGACGATATCGATGCATTACTAGAAATTAGAGAATTACTAGATCAAGGCATCAATATGGCGGGCATTAAAAAGGTGTTTGCGATGCGAAATGATACTTATGTTAGAAGTACTGACATGGTACAAATGTCAGATGCAGAATTACGATCTATATTACGTGAAGAAATGCAACAGGCGCAGGCGTCAAAAAAAACTTCGCTACGTCAAGGCGACTTATCGCGTTTCTTTCAATATAAAAATGAGCAGTAA
- the brnQ gene encoding branched-chain amino acid transport system II carrier protein, whose amino-acid sequence MEKKIPFSTYAVIGTMLFGMFFGAGNLIFPIQMGQLAGTNYWLALIGFLVTAIGLPFLGILAIGLSGSNGLRDLASKVHPVFGVVFALALYLTIGPFFAIPRTATVPFVVGFEPFIDPSQVKMWLAVFSFVFFAIVFYFSLNPAKIMDIIGKYLTPAFLIFLFLLIGISLFSPMGSFIEPAGNYVNEAFMTGFKEGYNTMDALASLAFGIIVINAIKRTGITDKKEIAKATWKSGIFAMALMMLIYGLIAYMGASSVTTIGTFDNGGQIFAAVADHYFGSYGAILLAIIIILACLKTSIGLITACSEFFHEVFPKISYTAFVVVLCVVSFTIANVGLTNIITYAVPVLMFLYPLAIVLIILALAGPLFDYKQPVFAGAILFTFFISVIDGYNALVASVPAFEVGFLTKLAQVYADYLPLYAIGLGWIVPAIVGAVIGYIIGQIKK is encoded by the coding sequence ATGGAGAAAAAAATACCATTTTCAACATACGCGGTCATTGGTACGATGCTGTTTGGTATGTTTTTTGGTGCAGGGAACTTAATTTTCCCGATTCAAATGGGTCAGTTAGCTGGAACGAATTATTGGCTAGCGCTCATCGGCTTTTTAGTGACGGCGATTGGCTTGCCGTTTTTAGGGATTTTAGCCATTGGTCTTTCGGGTAGTAATGGACTACGTGATTTAGCGAGTAAGGTACACCCGGTATTTGGCGTGGTGTTTGCGTTAGCGCTGTATTTAACGATTGGGCCATTCTTTGCGATCCCGCGTACAGCAACAGTACCGTTTGTTGTTGGGTTTGAACCGTTTATCGACCCATCACAAGTGAAAATGTGGCTAGCGGTATTTAGTTTTGTGTTCTTTGCGATTGTGTTTTATTTCTCACTTAATCCAGCGAAAATTATGGACATTATCGGCAAATATTTAACACCGGCCTTTTTAATTTTCTTATTTCTATTAATCGGGATTAGTTTATTTTCGCCGATGGGTAGCTTTATTGAGCCGGCGGGAAATTATGTGAACGAGGCGTTTATGACCGGTTTTAAAGAGGGGTATAACACAATGGATGCCCTGGCGTCACTGGCATTCGGGATTATCGTCATTAATGCGATTAAACGTACCGGTATTACAGATAAAAAGGAAATTGCTAAAGCGACGTGGAAATCAGGGATTTTTGCGATGGCGTTAATGATGCTTATTTACGGTTTAATTGCGTATATGGGGGCATCAAGTGTAACAACGATTGGAACGTTTGATAATGGTGGTCAAATTTTCGCAGCAGTAGCAGATCATTATTTTGGTTCGTACGGGGCCATTTTATTGGCGATTATTATTATCTTAGCTTGTTTAAAAACAAGTATCGGGCTGATTACGGCATGTAGTGAATTTTTCCATGAAGTATTCCCAAAAATTAGCTATACGGCATTTGTTGTTGTACTATGTGTCGTATCGTTTACTATTGCGAACGTTGGGTTAACGAATATTATTACGTATGCAGTTCCAGTATTAATGTTCTTATATCCATTAGCGATTGTGTTAATTATCTTGGCATTAGCAGGGCCGCTGTTTGACTATAAACAGCCGGTATTTGCTGGGGCGATTTTATTTACGTTCTTTATTAGTGTGATTGATGGCTATAATGCACTTGTGGCAAGTGTACCAGCATTTGAAGTAGGCTTTTTAACGAAGCTTGCACAGGTGTATGCGGATTACTTACCGCTGTATGCAATTGGCTTAGGGTGGATTGTGCCTGCAATTGTAGGTGCGGTTATTGGTTATATTATAGGACAAATAAAAAAATAA
- a CDS encoding ATP-binding cassette domain-containing protein yields the protein MIDIQNITVQFGERKVLHDIAIQFNQGEMIGLVAPNGTGKSTLMNVIMNYLVPTSGKVAFHDGLAYSSKKNEVKIHQFVSMMPDQSDLYNHLSGRDHLKMFALMWGSDKKLIDETIGLLNMGHYVNKKTGTYSLGMRQRLCFAMQIVANTEIMMMDEVMNGLDPNNVEIISRLLMQKKAEGKLIIIASHLLDNLEKYADRIFLFNEGKLIDANEIIEGFSHAKIKTIRVKNLDESIKEDLQQSYPLINQQTLMNDMTLLHLPHSEASLLSELTTFLVDKDVTDFNFGKVTLNDLYALYYHEVV from the coding sequence ATGATTGATATACAAAACATAACGGTGCAATTTGGCGAACGCAAAGTGTTACATGACATTGCAATTCAGTTCAATCAAGGAGAAATGATTGGTCTTGTTGCGCCAAACGGAACCGGTAAATCAACGCTAATGAACGTCATTATGAACTATTTAGTACCAACAAGCGGGAAAGTTGCATTCCATGATGGACTTGCATATTCTAGTAAAAAAAATGAAGTGAAAATCCATCAGTTCGTATCCATGATGCCGGATCAAAGTGACTTATACAACCATTTATCAGGTCGAGATCACTTAAAAATGTTCGCGTTAATGTGGGGCTCAGACAAAAAGCTCATTGATGAAACAATCGGCTTGTTAAATATGGGGCATTATGTCAACAAAAAGACCGGGACATACTCACTTGGGATGCGTCAGCGTTTATGCTTCGCGATGCAAATCGTCGCCAATACGGAAATTATGATGATGGACGAGGTGATGAATGGACTGGACCCGAATAATGTTGAAATTATTTCGCGATTATTAATGCAGAAAAAAGCAGAGGGCAAGCTCATTATTATTGCCTCGCATTTACTTGATAACCTTGAAAAGTACGCGGACCGAATTTTCTTATTTAATGAAGGCAAGCTTATTGATGCCAATGAAATTATTGAGGGCTTTAGTCATGCTAAAATTAAAACGATTCGTGTGAAAAACTTAGACGAATCAATTAAAGAGGATTTACAGCAAAGCTATCCGTTAATTAATCAGCAAACGTTGATGAACGATATGACGCTACTACATTTGCCACATTCAGAAGCAAGTTTATTAAGTGAGTTAACAACATTTTTAGTTGACAAGGATGTTACGGACTTTAACTTTGGGAAAGTGACGTTGAATGATTTGTATGCGCTATATTATCACGAGGTTGTGTAA
- a CDS encoding ECF transporter S component has translation MQKRSLKLRSFVTIAMLSGVSFVLMLLNFPLPWFPVFLQIDFSDVPALIAAITMGPVAGILVELVKNVLDWIYTGAPEGIPVGHMANFATGVLFILPAYFIYKKFPSVKGLMTGLVVSTIVMSIGMAALNYVAFLPLYTYLLGFEYDMYETIVLGILPFNIVKGVMMFVVMTMLYRTMHVWIENQRKQYSL, from the coding sequence ATGCAAAAAAGAAGTCTAAAGTTACGTTCGTTCGTAACGATCGCCATGCTCAGTGGGGTATCATTTGTATTAATGTTACTTAATTTCCCGCTACCTTGGTTCCCAGTGTTTTTACAAATCGATTTCAGTGATGTGCCAGCACTAATTGCGGCGATTACGATGGGACCGGTTGCAGGTATTTTAGTAGAGCTTGTTAAAAATGTGCTAGATTGGATTTACACAGGCGCACCAGAGGGTATTCCAGTAGGCCATATGGCAAACTTTGCAACGGGCGTATTATTTATCTTACCAGCGTATTTCATTTATAAAAAATTCCCTTCAGTAAAAGGTTTAATGACAGGCTTGGTTGTTTCAACGATTGTGATGTCAATTGGTATGGCTGCACTAAACTACGTGGCATTCTTACCACTTTACACATATTTACTAGGCTTTGAATATGATATGTACGAAACAATTGTGCTAGGTATTTTACCGTTTAACATTGTCAAAGGTGTGATGATGTTCGTGGTGATGACAATGCTGTACCGCACAATGCATGTATGGATTGAAAATCAACGTAAACAATATTCACTTTAA
- a CDS encoding ABC transporter permease, whose translation MWGYFVFEFKQFFTNKKNIAVFALLTFAAIFYAFKLAPAYDPIEKVDYDEIEARFLTREEFLDSMFGENLNDYHHTVRYAVNMFDFLNPYDERRLQALDEGDLRKYAVATRDWYFYTNIHTYRNDLLAYNPRYYMEDRRFAEEEANYAYFEQFQRYDAYKRVWYNLTIEILEQRTALQTLERLLKGPLPYIILIATLLLTIDIVTKDRRHPSILKGFPIADWKRLFVKVFVGLVGSVLLWIPVIVGLIIIGFQFGFGNFDLPVPVYGYEMVAQEEGKFVYMSMGMFLFRCFLLLAVWMVVLISAVLLSSILFRQEMLNMVVGALLIFGERFYTSRGVGYFWDVEQYPTSYVQVGKIVSKYQNYYFTTGGLHDMLGLKLLLASATILLVLTLVISLSKRFRLIK comes from the coding sequence ATGTGGGGATATTTTGTTTTTGAATTTAAGCAATTTTTTACGAACAAGAAAAATATTGCAGTATTCGCTTTACTGACATTTGCGGCCATCTTTTATGCGTTTAAACTAGCGCCGGCTTATGACCCGATAGAAAAGGTAGACTATGATGAAATTGAGGCGAGGTTTTTAACTCGTGAGGAATTTTTAGACTCGATGTTTGGTGAAAATTTAAATGATTATCATCATACTGTTCGGTACGCTGTCAATATGTTTGATTTCTTGAACCCATATGATGAGCGACGTCTACAAGCCCTTGATGAAGGTGATTTACGTAAATATGCAGTAGCAACAAGGGATTGGTACTTTTATACAAATATCCATACTTATCGTAACGATTTGTTAGCTTACAATCCACGTTATTATATGGAAGACAGACGATTTGCTGAAGAAGAAGCTAATTATGCTTATTTTGAACAATTTCAGCGCTATGATGCGTATAAACGTGTATGGTACAATTTAACGATTGAAATTTTGGAACAACGAACGGCACTTCAAACATTAGAACGCTTACTGAAAGGACCTTTACCATACATTATTTTAATTGCAACGCTACTACTGACAATTGATATCGTGACGAAAGATCGACGTCACCCATCAATTTTAAAAGGTTTCCCAATTGCAGATTGGAAGCGGTTATTTGTAAAGGTATTTGTGGGGTTAGTTGGTAGTGTGCTTCTGTGGATCCCGGTTATTGTTGGGCTGATAATTATTGGCTTTCAATTTGGCTTTGGAAATTTCGACTTACCAGTTCCTGTATATGGCTATGAAATGGTTGCACAAGAAGAAGGTAAATTTGTTTATATGTCAATGGGAATGTTTTTATTCCGGTGCTTCTTATTATTAGCGGTTTGGATGGTAGTCCTCATTTCAGCAGTCTTATTAAGTAGTATTTTATTCCGCCAAGAGATGCTGAACATGGTGGTAGGTGCATTACTTATTTTTGGAGAACGCTTTTATACAAGTCGTGGTGTCGGTTATTTCTGGGATGTCGAACAATACCCAACCTCGTATGTGCAGGTCGGAAAGATTGTATCGAAATACCAAAATTACTATTTCACAACTGGAGGATTACACGATATGCTCGGTTTGAAATTATTGTTAGCAAGTGCAACCATCCTACTTGTTTTAACACTAGTCATTTCATTATCTAAGCGTTTTAGACTGATTAAATAG
- the sigX gene encoding RNA polymerase sigma factor SigX codes for MQQSIFHRLYDTYHQDVFNFLFYLVKNRTAAEDLSHEVYVRVLKSYERFEGKSSEKTWLFSIAKNVAIDYFRKKQVRDKHAFTAFDWETEQLVSQSPSPEQFVELNEQLRHMLDALEQCSGDQKMVVIMRFIQDLSIQETAEVLGWTQGKVKTTQHRALKQLRQLLEQQDGKEANSL; via the coding sequence GTGCAACAATCCATTTTCCATCGATTATATGACACGTATCATCAGGATGTTTTTAATTTTTTGTTTTATTTAGTCAAAAATCGAACGGCTGCTGAGGACCTTTCGCATGAGGTGTATGTGCGCGTTTTGAAATCCTATGAACGCTTTGAAGGCAAAAGCAGCGAAAAAACATGGCTTTTCTCAATCGCAAAAAACGTAGCGATTGATTACTTCAGGAAAAAACAAGTGCGCGATAAGCACGCGTTTACTGCTTTTGATTGGGAAACAGAGCAGCTCGTGTCACAAAGTCCATCACCAGAACAGTTTGTCGAGCTAAATGAGCAGCTTCGTCACATGCTGGATGCGTTAGAGCAGTGTTCCGGTGACCAAAAGATGGTCGTAATTATGCGTTTTATACAGGACTTATCAATTCAGGAAACGGCTGAAGTTTTAGGATGGACACAGGGAAAGGTGAAAACCACACAGCACCGCGCATTAAAGCAATTGCGCCAATTATTAGAGCAGCAAGATGGAAAGGAGGCGAATTCATTATGA
- a CDS encoding DUF3231 family protein yields MGILSGNFKEEPLHYGEVFTIWSNALSNNGMIASYQTLLNHVGDKDLKKLLEDAIQGLEEEKKPLEKILKYNGILLPPAPPERPYAKLEEIPVGARFQDPEIAAKLSIDIAAHLVACSGAMGMSLREDIAMMFGQFHMNAAQLGAKVLKLNKEKGWLVPPPLHVF; encoded by the coding sequence ATGGGTATTTTAAGTGGAAATTTTAAAGAAGAGCCATTGCATTACGGCGAGGTTTTTACAATTTGGTCTAATGCACTTAGCAACAACGGTATGATTGCTAGCTACCAAACACTGTTAAATCACGTGGGTGATAAGGATTTGAAAAAACTTTTAGAGGATGCGATCCAAGGCTTAGAAGAAGAAAAAAAGCCACTCGAAAAAATATTAAAATATAACGGCATTTTACTACCACCTGCTCCACCTGAACGTCCTTATGCAAAATTGGAGGAAATCCCAGTTGGTGCAAGATTTCAGGACCCAGAAATTGCAGCGAAACTATCTATTGATATCGCTGCCCATTTAGTTGCTTGTAGTGGGGCGATGGGCATGTCACTGCGCGAAGATATTGCCATGATGTTTGGGCAATTCCATATGAACGCCGCGCAACTTGGGGCGAAGGTACTGAAACTAAATAAGGAAAAAGGCTGGCTTGTACCACCGCCGCTACATGTGTTTTAA
- a CDS encoding FAD-dependent oxidoreductase, whose amino-acid sequence MKKIVIVGGVAGGASAAARIRRLDEQAQIVMFEKGPHVSFSNCSLPFYLSGVVADSKRLVMMNPNSFEAKYNIDARVNSEVIAINRSEKTVTVKDVHTGEQFTESYDQLVLSPGASPIVPNIEGADLAHVFTVRNVVDIERLHNAIVEQDAQSIAVIGGGFIGVEVAENLRLAGRNVTLVQSAAQILTPFDEDMVQILHKEMVDHGVELITGDGLAEITTESITLKSGKQVAADLVVLAVGVRPETKLAVEAGLEIGETGAIAVNQNYQTSDHNIYAVGDAIEVYHRLMNKKTRLALAGPAQKQARAIADHIYGIPNQNRGVIGSSSIQVFDLAAASTGLNERSAKQLGIPTEAVYVIAPDKVGLMPSSNPLHFKLIYEVPTGRILGAQAIGKGNADKRVDVIATLISMNGTVEDLKDLELTYSPMFSTAKDVANMAALVASNLMAGRFKQVRVNEVRGLVEAGAYILDVREVNEFANGALKGAINIPLGEVRTRMSEIPKDKPVYVHCRSAQRSYNAVMALENSGYDKVYNISGSFLGISLYEYFTDQQQGREPIVTAYNFK is encoded by the coding sequence ATGAAGAAAATTGTAATCGTAGGTGGCGTAGCAGGTGGTGCATCTGCAGCAGCACGTATTCGTCGTTTAGATGAACAAGCACAAATTGTAATGTTTGAAAAAGGGCCGCATGTGTCGTTTTCAAACTGTTCATTGCCGTTTTATTTAAGTGGCGTTGTCGCAGATAGTAAGCGTTTAGTCATGATGAATCCAAACTCATTTGAAGCAAAATATAATATTGATGCGCGTGTCAATAGTGAAGTTATTGCCATCAATCGTTCGGAAAAAACGGTGACGGTTAAAGATGTACATACAGGGGAACAGTTTACAGAAAGCTACGATCAGTTAGTGCTATCACCTGGGGCTAGCCCAATTGTTCCGAATATTGAGGGCGCGGATTTAGCGCATGTTTTCACGGTACGTAATGTTGTGGATATCGAGCGTTTACATAATGCCATTGTCGAGCAGGACGCGCAAAGTATCGCGGTTATTGGTGGTGGCTTCATCGGAGTAGAAGTCGCAGAAAATTTACGATTAGCTGGCCGAAATGTGACACTAGTACAATCAGCCGCGCAAATTTTAACACCGTTTGATGAAGATATGGTGCAAATTTTGCATAAGGAAATGGTAGATCATGGTGTTGAATTAATTACAGGAGATGGCTTAGCTGAAATTACTACGGAATCAATTACGTTAAAATCAGGTAAACAAGTAGCAGCTGATCTTGTTGTTTTAGCTGTTGGTGTACGTCCTGAAACAAAGTTAGCCGTTGAAGCAGGCTTAGAAATTGGTGAAACGGGTGCGATTGCTGTAAACCAAAACTATCAAACAAGTGACCACAATATTTATGCGGTTGGTGACGCGATTGAAGTGTACCACCGTTTAATGAACAAAAAAACGCGCCTTGCACTTGCAGGCCCAGCGCAAAAGCAAGCCCGAGCGATTGCTGACCATATTTACGGCATTCCGAACCAAAACCGTGGTGTCATTGGTTCATCAAGTATTCAAGTGTTTGATTTAGCCGCTGCATCAACTGGCTTAAATGAACGATCGGCTAAGCAACTAGGGATTCCGACAGAGGCTGTCTATGTCATTGCACCGGATAAAGTGGGGTTAATGCCATCAAGTAATCCACTGCACTTTAAATTGATTTACGAAGTGCCAACAGGGCGCATTTTAGGTGCGCAAGCGATTGGTAAAGGCAATGCCGATAAGCGTGTTGATGTCATTGCGACACTGATTTCGATGAATGGAACGGTAGAAGACTTAAAAGATTTAGAATTAACGTATTCACCAATGTTCTCGACGGCAAAAGACGTTGCGAATATGGCAGCGCTTGTTGCATCAAACTTAATGGCAGGGCGTTTTAAACAAGTGCGTGTGAATGAAGTGCGCGGTCTAGTGGAAGCAGGTGCCTATATTTTAGATGTGCGTGAAGTCAATGAATTTGCGAATGGCGCATTAAAAGGTGCCATCAACATTCCGCTTGGTGAAGTTCGTACACGTATGAGCGAAATTCCAAAAGATAAACCCGTATACGTACATTGCCGTTCTGCACAGCGTAGCTATAATGCGGTAATGGCGTTAGAAAACAGTGGGTATGATAAGGTGTATAATATTTCAGGTTCGTTTTTAGGCATTAGTTTATATGAATATTTCACGGATCAACAACAAGGCCGTGAGCCAATCGTTACAGCCTATAATTTTAAATAA
- the glnA gene encoding type I glutamate--ammonia ligase: MTNTVVKGASKLTKEDIQKIVADKNVKFIRLQFTDILGTIKNVEIPVSQLEKALDNKMMFDGSSIEGFVRIEESDMYLRPDLDTFMIFPWTAEKGKVARLICDIARPDGTPFEGDPRSNLKRVLKEMEELGFTGFNLGPEPEFFLFKLDEKGNPTLELNDDGGYFDLAPTDLGENCRRDIVLELEEMGFEVEASHHEVAPGQHEIDFKYANAIEACDNIQTFKLVVKTIARKHGLHATFMPKPLFGVNGSGMHFNLSLFQGDKNSFWDEGSELQLSQTAKHFMAGVLKHVQGFTAVTNPTVNSYKRLVPGYEAPCYVAWSAQNRSPLIRIPASRGLSTRIELRSVDPSANPYLAMAVILAAGLDGVKNAIEPPAPVDRNIYVMNAEERAASGIDSLPGSLDAALETLAKDQTIIDALGEHIYANFKEAKEVEFDMFRTSVHQWERDQYLKMY; encoded by the coding sequence ATGACGAATACAGTGGTAAAAGGTGCAAGCAAGCTAACTAAAGAGGACATCCAAAAAATCGTTGCAGACAAAAACGTAAAATTCATCCGTCTACAATTTACAGATATTTTAGGTACAATCAAAAACGTTGAAATTCCAGTAAGCCAATTAGAAAAAGCGTTAGATAACAAAATGATGTTTGACGGTTCTTCAATCGAAGGCTTCGTGCGTATCGAAGAATCTGACATGTACTTACGCCCAGACTTAGATACTTTCATGATCTTCCCGTGGACAGCGGAAAAAGGCAAAGTGGCACGCTTAATTTGTGATATCGCTCGCCCAGATGGTACGCCATTTGAAGGGGACCCTCGTTCGAACTTAAAACGTGTACTAAAAGAAATGGAAGAGCTAGGCTTCACAGGCTTCAACTTAGGGCCAGAGCCAGAATTCTTCTTATTCAAATTAGATGAAAAAGGCAATCCAACATTAGAATTAAACGATGATGGTGGCTACTTCGACTTAGCACCAACAGACTTAGGTGAAAACTGCCGCCGTGATATCGTGTTAGAGCTTGAGGAAATGGGCTTTGAAGTCGAAGCATCTCACCATGAGGTAGCGCCTGGCCAACACGAAATCGACTTCAAATACGCAAACGCGATTGAAGCATGTGATAACATCCAAACATTCAAATTAGTTGTGAAAACAATTGCGCGTAAACATGGCTTACACGCAACATTCATGCCGAAGCCATTATTCGGTGTAAACGGTTCAGGGATGCACTTCAACCTATCATTATTCCAAGGCGACAAAAACTCATTCTGGGATGAAGGTTCAGAGCTACAATTATCTCAAACTGCGAAGCATTTCATGGCTGGTGTATTGAAGCACGTACAAGGTTTCACTGCGGTAACAAACCCAACAGTAAACTCTTACAAACGTTTAGTACCAGGCTATGAGGCACCTTGCTACGTGGCATGGTCAGCACAAAACCGTTCACCATTAATTCGTATTCCGGCGTCACGTGGCTTATCAACACGTATCGAATTACGTTCAGTTGACCCATCTGCAAACCCATACTTAGCGATGGCTGTAATTTTAGCTGCTGGTTTAGATGGCGTGAAAAATGCAATCGAGCCACCAGCACCAGTGGATCGCAACATCTACGTGATGAACGCAGAAGAGCGCGCAGCTAGCGGCATTGATAGCTTACCGGGTTCTTTGGACGCTGCTCTTGAAACATTAGCAAAAGACCAAACAATCATCGATGCGTTAGGTGAGCACATCTACGCAAACTTTAAAGAAGCAAAAGAAGTAGAGTTTGATATGTTCCGCACATCTGTGCATCAGTGGGAACGCGATCAATACTTGAAGATGTATTAA
- a CDS encoding ABC transporter produces the protein MLRALKVGLLIERTNLKNLVALLAVVVIVFGMMFFVKAQEVGQQLDEKKSDFYNSRAGLSKFQVKDASEDGDGSDLYKNLTKQHTSIALQIAALTMENYPLYYQSSVEIAELRKEAFDLEDYEKVGDLLPTKLENTLNYLYFKQLVDAERQGVSDLSHYIPFLLYFFSIAGFGWYIFISFYTSAILLDDFEHTSIVKGYPVRFDQYIISKCMLAFGYVLAFIALIFICALPRLNSGIGDMTEPVRVFLGEPAIISSISYIGRAVLYMIVISVFVMLLSIILNVLVKNMYLTLFIHFILFFLPIVFPRLISIFPYNPFNFMSFNDILSGLPVDLEKSTSITMNQGLIVIVICIVLMLIIIQRFFSTGKIKRA, from the coding sequence ATGCTACGAGCGTTAAAAGTAGGACTGTTGATTGAACGTACGAATCTTAAGAACTTAGTTGCGCTATTAGCTGTTGTGGTTATCGTATTTGGAATGATGTTTTTCGTTAAGGCACAGGAGGTTGGACAGCAGCTAGATGAAAAGAAGAGTGATTTTTATAATAGTCGTGCAGGGCTGTCAAAGTTTCAGGTAAAGGATGCTTCTGAAGATGGGGATGGTAGCGATCTTTATAAAAACTTAACGAAGCAACACACGTCAATTGCCTTGCAAATTGCGGCATTAACAATGGAAAATTACCCATTGTATTATCAGTCATCCGTCGAAATCGCGGAGCTTCGAAAAGAAGCATTTGATCTAGAGGATTATGAAAAAGTGGGAGATTTATTGCCAACAAAGCTAGAAAATACGCTGAACTATCTATATTTTAAACAGCTAGTAGATGCTGAAAGACAAGGAGTTAGTGATTTATCACATTACATACCGTTTTTACTTTACTTCTTTAGCATCGCAGGCTTTGGGTGGTATATTTTTATTAGCTTTTACACGAGCGCCATCTTGCTCGATGACTTTGAACATACGAGCATAGTAAAAGGCTATCCGGTACGCTTTGATCAATACATTATCTCGAAATGTATGCTTGCATTTGGCTATGTGCTCGCGTTTATTGCACTCATCTTTATATGTGCGTTGCCACGTTTAAATAGTGGCATTGGTGATATGACTGAACCTGTGCGTGTATTTTTAGGTGAGCCGGCAATTATTTCAAGTATTTCGTACATTGGACGTGCGGTTCTTTACATGATCGTTATTTCTGTCTTTGTCATGCTACTGTCAATTATTTTGAACGTCTTAGTAAAAAATATGTATTTAACGCTGTTTATCCACTTTATTTTATTCTTTTTACCAATAGTATTCCCAAGATTAATTAGTATATTCCCGTACAATCCTTTTAATTTTATGAGCTTTAATGATATTTTATCTGGGCTTCCGGTTGATTTAGAAAAGTCGACATCAATTACGATGAATCAAGGACTTATAGTGATTGTCATTTGTATTGTGTTGATGCTGATAATTATTCAGCGTTTCTTCTCAACAGGAAAAATCAAACGGGCGTAA
- a CDS encoding YitT family protein: MAKQSIAKSIGQKLIIIIGGLIAAYGLEAVLIPNNVSDGGVTGISIVLSKISPISLGLLIAVLNIPFIYLGYKQIGKSFAINSVIGIVSLAVGTSLMHHVPTIITGDALLVTVAGGIIIGLGMGLALRNGGALDGIDMLAVLLSRKLPFGTSDLILFLNFFVFIVVSTVFGFKGALLSAIAYYIASKVIHIVEEGLSGSKTFKIITSEPIVMVETIRDRLGRSATFNTVQGAYSNQEFKEITCVINRMEESKMKVIIREIDPKAFVTIYEVIEVKGGNFQKRDVH, encoded by the coding sequence ATGGCTAAACAAAGTATTGCCAAGTCAATTGGTCAAAAATTAATCATTATTATCGGTGGTTTAATCGCCGCTTACGGTTTAGAAGCCGTTTTAATTCCAAACAACGTATCTGATGGAGGGGTTACAGGAATTAGTATCGTACTATCAAAGATCTCGCCGATTTCACTCGGGCTACTAATTGCTGTACTTAACATTCCATTTATTTATTTAGGTTATAAACAAATCGGTAAGAGCTTCGCGATTAACTCAGTAATTGGGATTGTCTCATTAGCAGTCGGCACTTCATTAATGCACCACGTCCCAACAATCATTACCGGAGATGCTTTACTTGTAACAGTAGCCGGAGGGATTATTATCGGTTTAGGTATGGGTCTGGCACTGCGTAACGGTGGTGCGTTAGATGGAATCGATATGCTTGCCGTCTTACTATCTCGTAAATTACCATTTGGAACGAGCGATTTAATCCTATTTTTAAATTTCTTCGTATTCATCGTAGTTTCTACCGTATTCGGCTTTAAAGGAGCGCTACTTTCTGCGATTGCCTACTATATCGCTTCAAAAGTAATCCACATCGTTGAAGAAGGTTTAAGTGGCTCAAAAACATTCAAAATCATTACAAGCGAGCCAATTGTAATGGTTGAAACAATTCGCGACCGCCTAGGCCGAAGCGCAACGTTCAATACCGTGCAAGGTGCGTATTCAAATCAAGAATTCAAAGAAATTACATGCGTCATTAACCGTATGGAAGAGAGCAAAATGAAAGTGATTATCCGCGAAATTGATCCGAAAGCATTCGTGACAATTTATGAAGTAATCGAAGTAAAAGGCGGTAACTTCCAAAAACGCGACGTCCATTAA